One Methylosarcina fibrata AML-C10 DNA segment encodes these proteins:
- a CDS encoding TonB-dependent receptor plug domain-containing protein: MTFKKSLKFFNVLAVLLLPHPIAQATGHSICDQLAISDIMEMDLAELSEIPVFLSANQKATCANEAAGIVTVITGEEIRNMGARDLIDVLQLVPGFNFGVDVSNVVGLGIRGIQAHEGKVAVRIDGINVNEHRFGTTQFGNHYPLEQIDRIEIIRGPGSIVHGNFAEMGVINIISKTAAQLNGVNVSGSYGRYARGEARKNLEWASGKKWGDLEVSFSGKRGNAHRSDQIYQDALGNRFDMADTNELDDMMLNLGVNYKNLGLRILADQYEVDSRDGFAGEFSGPDRYVVNQFNTYAGSLNYQHIFSPSIKLETNATFSRQNPWERTRHYLDGRPPLLRERVYVDYYKLNAKATFATDEGNYLVVGNSFSVDKFDIQTGGLNETLPTFSDYTAYTEAGYGLPWFNVLGGLRFDAYNEFGTNLAPRAALTKDYGKFHFKALYSHAFRIPTGGNYQKNAEYNIGRPPEERIAQVKPERTRTAEIELGFQPFHNLDLSVNLFHIESDDIILYQIDENGDDFYINADGQSTQGIETGLRYRDDWGYLALDYSFYESTRNTADKYKILDAAGQQIHDHLNVGFPSHKVSLNAHWNLTPSLSLNQTLIFISDRYGYSGDTLQRHGSSWVYNLYWLYRNPFVRGVDVGLGVYDVFNEKLQYVQPYNGGHPALPGPTREVMLKLSYQF; encoded by the coding sequence ATGACTTTTAAAAAATCTCTGAAATTTTTTAATGTTCTGGCAGTCTTGCTACTGCCGCATCCGATTGCTCAAGCGACCGGACACTCGATATGCGATCAATTGGCCATATCCGACATCATGGAAATGGATCTGGCCGAACTGTCGGAAATCCCGGTTTTTCTGTCCGCCAATCAAAAGGCCACCTGCGCCAACGAAGCGGCCGGCATCGTCACGGTCATCACCGGCGAGGAAATCCGGAACATGGGCGCCCGGGATTTGATCGACGTGTTGCAACTGGTTCCGGGATTCAATTTCGGCGTCGACGTATCCAACGTGGTAGGTCTCGGCATTCGCGGCATTCAGGCGCACGAAGGCAAAGTGGCGGTGAGAATCGACGGCATCAACGTCAACGAACACCGTTTCGGCACCACTCAATTCGGCAATCATTATCCGCTGGAACAAATCGACCGCATCGAAATCATCCGCGGCCCGGGCTCCATCGTGCACGGCAATTTCGCCGAAATGGGCGTCATCAACATCATCAGTAAAACCGCGGCGCAACTGAACGGCGTCAACGTGAGCGGCAGCTACGGCCGCTACGCCAGGGGAGAAGCCCGCAAGAATCTGGAATGGGCTTCCGGCAAGAAATGGGGCGATCTGGAAGTCAGTTTTTCAGGAAAACGCGGCAACGCGCACCGCAGCGACCAGATTTATCAGGATGCGCTCGGCAACCGTTTCGACATGGCCGACACGAATGAACTGGACGACATGATGCTCAACTTGGGCGTTAACTACAAAAACCTTGGCCTGCGCATCCTGGCCGATCAATACGAGGTCGACAGCCGCGACGGCTTTGCCGGCGAGTTCAGCGGTCCGGACCGGTATGTGGTCAATCAATTCAATACCTATGCCGGAAGCCTGAACTACCAGCACATCTTCAGCCCTTCGATCAAACTCGAAACCAACGCCACGTTTTCCAGACAGAATCCCTGGGAACGCACCCGCCACTATCTGGACGGTCGTCCGCCGTTGTTACGCGAAAGAGTCTATGTCGATTATTACAAACTGAACGCCAAAGCCACCTTCGCGACGGACGAAGGCAATTATCTGGTCGTAGGCAACAGCTTTTCCGTAGACAAATTCGACATTCAGACTGGGGGGCTCAATGAAACCCTGCCGACGTTCAGCGACTACACCGCTTATACCGAAGCCGGCTACGGCCTGCCCTGGTTCAACGTGCTGGGCGGGCTGCGCTTCGACGCGTACAACGAATTCGGCACCAATCTGGCGCCGCGCGCCGCCCTGACCAAGGATTACGGCAAATTCCATTTCAAAGCGCTGTACAGCCACGCGTTCCGGATTCCGACCGGCGGCAATTATCAGAAAAACGCCGAATACAACATCGGCAGGCCGCCCGAGGAGCGCATCGCTCAGGTAAAACCCGAACGCACCCGGACTGCCGAAATCGAACTGGGTTTTCAGCCGTTCCACAATCTGGATTTGTCGGTCAATTTATTTCACATCGAAAGCGACGACATCATTCTTTATCAAATCGACGAAAACGGCGACGATTTTTACATCAACGCCGACGGCCAGAGCACGCAGGGCATCGAAACGGGACTGCGTTACCGGGATGACTGGGGCTATCTGGCGCTGGACTATTCCTTTTACGAATCGACCCGAAACACGGCCGACAAATACAAAATTCTCGATGCGGCAGGGCAACAAATCCATGATCACCTGAACGTCGGCTTTCCCAGCCATAAAGTGTCCCTGAACGCTCATTGGAATTTAACGCCTTCGCTCTCGCTCAACCAGACCCTGATCTTCATCAGCGATCGTTACGGCTACAGCGGCGATACGCTGCAGCGGCACGGCTCGTCCTGGGTTTATAATCTGTACTGGCTCTACCGGAATCCGTTCGTCAGAGGAGTGGACGTCGGGCTGGGCGTCTACGACGTATTTAACGAAAAACTGCAATACGTCCAGCCTTATAATGGCGGACATCCTGCTTTGCCCGGCCCCACCCGGGAAGTGATGCTGAAGCTTTCCTATCAATTTTGA
- a CDS encoding GldG family protein, with translation MAMTRKTLTSGALALLAVLFVAVVLLSNTLFRGLRLDLTENSLYTLSPGTRSLVGKIGEPLHLTLYFSDKATAESSRNDVRGLRVYFERVRELLEEVAGLAGDKIHLEVIDPVAYSEAEDRAAASGIQGLPIGPAGEKIFLGLVGSNATDGQASIPFFDPAKEAFLEYDVAKLIHELTAAKKPSVGLLTGLPMAPGFDPHNMQPSEPWATYQQLSQLFEVKTLDAAGLKIVDPGIGVLILVHPKQLSDDAQYAIDQFVLRGGHLLAFVDPNAEMDNSGADPGNPMAAMMAAKSSDLPALFKAWGVEFNADQVVLDRTHALTVSTSPNAPPSRHPAILRFGKADLPQNDVVTANLDSIIVGSPGHFKAAKDSPYQWVPLLQSGDQAMTVPAEQLRFTPDPANLLAEFAPTGERYVLAARLQGQFKTAFPDRKEAGHLAEAKEPGEILLVADTDLLSNRLWVHIQNFFGQSLMNAFANNGDWFINAVDNLTGSSDLISIRGRGTSSRPFTRVDALKLAADDRFQVKEQELQQELNETERKLTELQSGKSKDQKFVLSPAQQQELDNFLKRKLEIRKELREVRRQLDADIDALGAWLKFVNIALLPILLTVGSLLFLARQAKRKTK, from the coding sequence ATGGCAATGACTCGCAAAACATTAACTTCCGGCGCGCTGGCGTTGCTGGCCGTGCTGTTCGTGGCGGTGGTGCTGCTCAGCAACACGCTGTTCCGGGGACTCAGGCTGGATCTGACCGAGAACTCGCTTTATACGCTGTCGCCGGGCACCCGCAGCCTGGTCGGTAAAATCGGGGAGCCTCTGCACCTGACCCTGTACTTTTCCGACAAGGCGACCGCCGAAAGCAGCCGCAACGACGTGCGCGGTTTGCGCGTCTACTTCGAGCGGGTGCGCGAGCTGCTGGAGGAAGTCGCCGGTCTGGCCGGCGACAAGATCCATCTGGAAGTGATCGACCCGGTCGCCTATTCGGAAGCCGAAGACCGCGCCGCCGCCTCCGGAATTCAGGGCCTTCCGATCGGACCGGCCGGCGAAAAGATCTTCCTGGGCCTGGTCGGCAGCAACGCCACCGACGGCCAGGCGTCGATTCCTTTTTTCGATCCCGCCAAGGAAGCCTTTCTCGAATACGACGTGGCCAAGCTGATTCACGAACTGACCGCCGCCAAAAAGCCCAGCGTCGGCCTTTTGACCGGCCTGCCGATGGCGCCCGGATTCGACCCGCACAACATGCAGCCGAGCGAACCCTGGGCCACCTACCAGCAACTGTCGCAGTTGTTCGAGGTCAAGACGCTGGATGCCGCCGGTCTGAAGATCGTCGATCCCGGCATCGGCGTATTGATTCTGGTGCATCCGAAACAGCTTAGCGACGACGCCCAGTATGCGATCGACCAGTTTGTGCTGCGCGGCGGACACCTGCTGGCGTTTGTCGATCCGAACGCCGAAATGGACAATTCCGGCGCCGACCCCGGCAATCCGATGGCGGCAATGATGGCGGCCAAATCCTCCGACCTGCCGGCTTTGTTCAAAGCCTGGGGCGTCGAATTCAACGCCGATCAGGTCGTACTCGACCGGACCCACGCGCTGACCGTCAGCACCTCGCCGAACGCGCCGCCCAGCCGGCATCCGGCGATCCTTCGCTTCGGCAAGGCCGATCTGCCGCAGAACGACGTCGTCACCGCCAATCTGGACTCGATCATCGTCGGCAGCCCCGGCCATTTCAAAGCGGCCAAGGACTCGCCTTATCAATGGGTGCCGCTGTTGCAAAGCGGCGATCAGGCGATGACCGTGCCGGCCGAACAGCTCCGGTTTACGCCGGATCCGGCCAATCTGCTTGCCGAATTCGCCCCGACCGGCGAACGCTATGTACTGGCGGCGCGCCTTCAGGGCCAATTCAAAACGGCGTTTCCGGACCGGAAGGAGGCGGGACACCTGGCCGAAGCCAAAGAGCCGGGTGAAATCCTGCTGGTGGCCGATACCGATCTGCTCAGCAACCGGTTGTGGGTCCATATCCAGAACTTCTTCGGCCAGAGCCTGATGAACGCCTTTGCCAATAACGGCGACTGGTTCATCAACGCGGTCGATAACCTCACCGGTTCGTCCGATCTGATCTCGATCCGGGGGCGCGGCACGTCGAGCCGGCCGTTCACCCGCGTCGACGCCTTGAAACTAGCCGCCGACGACCGCTTTCAGGTGAAAGAACAGGAATTGCAGCAGGAGCTCAACGAGACCGAGCGCAAACTGACCGAACTGCAAAGCGGCAAGAGCAAGGATCAGAAATTCGTGCTGAGCCCGGCCCAGCAGCAGGAACTCGACAACTTCCTGAAGCGCAAGCTGGAAATCCGCAAGGAGCTGCGTGAAGTACGTCGGCAACTGGATGCCGACATCGACGCACTCGGCGCCTGGCTGAAGTTCGTCAACATTGCGCTGCTGCCGATTCTGTTGACCGTGGGCAGTTTGCTGTTCCTGGCTCGCCAGGCCAAACGCAAAACCAAATAA
- a CDS encoding YfiR family protein: MKRVLFMLILILLLPLPVKKCLAVDTRELAIKAAYLFRLSLFVDWPAEKISPSGSGNIRFCIAGGKEIAETIKNVLSGKTISRHEIETVGVDPKAELKDCHLLYVTKNTKAEDLFLQAVVNYPVLTVGETERFYRQGGMVLLFEKENRIFFAINRQAADRARIKFGAQLLNLAEQYP; this comes from the coding sequence ATGAAACGGGTATTGTTCATGCTGATCCTGATCCTGTTATTGCCGCTACCTGTAAAAAAATGCCTTGCAGTGGATACGCGCGAGCTGGCCATCAAGGCCGCGTACCTGTTCCGTTTATCGCTGTTCGTCGATTGGCCTGCCGAAAAGATCTCGCCTTCCGGCTCCGGCAACATTCGATTTTGCATTGCCGGCGGCAAAGAGATCGCCGAAACGATAAAAAACGTGCTGTCGGGGAAAACCATCAGCCGGCATGAAATCGAAACCGTCGGAGTGGACCCGAAGGCGGAGCTTAAGGACTGTCATCTGCTTTACGTCACAAAAAACACGAAAGCCGAGGACTTGTTTCTTCAAGCGGTAGTGAATTATCCGGTTTTGACGGTCGGTGAAACCGAAAGGTTTTACCGACAAGGCGGCATGGTGCTGCTGTTCGAGAAAGAAAACAGAATTTTCTTCGCCATCAATCGGCAGGCGGCCGATCGGGCCCGAATCAAATTCGGCGCGCAATTGCTGAATTTAGCCGAGCAATACCCATGA
- a CDS encoding methyl-accepting chemotaxis protein — MKLFGTKRVQTRIDEAVKIIDKMVEGDFSPSIDTSGSDVVVPLMRALKKNQETLERRASEGRRASDTNAEQRACFDQAFSKMIGDLQAGRLSTRMNLESLNEGLYRYTAEGVNMIADALEAALKKQEEILVAENTRIRIALDNVKTNVMIADNERNIIYMNRAVGEMLSRAEADLRKALPHFNASRLLGANMDQFHKNPGHQSRLLANLTGTYRTEIQIGGRTFELIANPVINGENARLGSVVEWKDRTDEVAVEQEIAGIITAASQGDFSKRIDLSGKDGFFRVLAEGMNSLLGTSDEGLNEVVRVLGALARGDLTETIAGHYEGLFGQLKDDSNATVKSLAKMVLDIKTAVDTISTAAQEIAAGNADLSQRTEEQAASLEETAASMEQLASTVKQNADNAQQANRMAAAASEVAVKGGDVVQQVIGTMNAINDSSHKIVDIISVIDGIALQTNILALNAAVEAARAGEQGRGFAVVASEVRNLAQRSAAAAKEIKGLIGDSVEKVEDGGRLVNEAGKTMEEIVTSVRRVTGIMAEIASASAEQSVGIEQVNQALTQMDEVTQQNAALVEQAAAAAASLEDQADMLAGAMGKFRLDASMDLSIGIKDSDPSRDAAFNPGSSPNVSNNRARKKGKSLSSRPARRKEEEWDRF; from the coding sequence GTGAAGTTATTTGGCACCAAACGAGTCCAGACCCGCATCGACGAAGCGGTGAAGATCATCGATAAAATGGTGGAGGGCGATTTTTCGCCGTCCATCGATACCTCGGGTTCCGATGTCGTCGTTCCGTTGATGCGGGCTTTGAAAAAAAATCAGGAAACGCTGGAACGCCGTGCCTCGGAAGGGCGCCGCGCCAGCGATACCAACGCCGAACAGAGAGCTTGTTTCGACCAGGCTTTCAGCAAGATGATCGGAGACCTTCAGGCCGGCAGGCTGTCCACCCGCATGAATCTGGAATCGCTGAACGAAGGCCTCTACCGCTATACCGCCGAGGGCGTCAACATGATCGCCGATGCCCTGGAAGCGGCTCTAAAAAAGCAGGAAGAAATTCTGGTCGCCGAAAATACCCGCATCCGCATCGCCCTGGACAACGTGAAGACCAACGTGATGATTGCCGACAACGAGCGCAACATCATCTATATGAATAGAGCGGTTGGCGAAATGCTGAGCCGTGCCGAAGCCGACCTGCGCAAAGCGCTGCCTCATTTCAATGCGTCCCGGCTGCTGGGGGCGAACATGGATCAGTTCCATAAAAACCCCGGGCATCAGAGCCGCTTGCTGGCCAATTTGACCGGTACGTACCGCACAGAAATTCAGATAGGAGGACGCACTTTCGAGCTGATCGCCAATCCGGTGATCAACGGCGAAAATGCTCGGTTGGGATCCGTGGTGGAATGGAAGGATCGCACCGACGAAGTGGCCGTCGAACAGGAAATCGCCGGAATCATCACGGCCGCCAGCCAGGGCGACTTCAGCAAGCGCATCGATCTGTCCGGCAAGGACGGTTTTTTCCGGGTGCTGGCCGAGGGCATGAATTCACTGTTGGGGACCAGCGACGAAGGTCTGAATGAAGTGGTCCGTGTATTGGGCGCGTTGGCGAGGGGCGATCTGACCGAAACCATCGCCGGCCACTACGAAGGCTTGTTCGGACAGTTGAAGGACGATTCCAACGCCACGGTGAAAAGTCTGGCGAAGATGGTTCTGGACATTAAAACCGCGGTCGATACCATTTCCACGGCAGCTCAGGAAATTGCCGCAGGCAATGCCGATTTGTCGCAGCGCACGGAGGAACAGGCCGCCAGCCTGGAAGAAACCGCGGCCAGCATGGAACAGCTTGCCTCCACCGTCAAACAGAACGCCGACAATGCTCAGCAGGCCAACCGCATGGCCGCCGCGGCTTCGGAAGTGGCGGTCAAGGGCGGCGACGTGGTGCAGCAGGTGATCGGCACGATGAACGCCATCAACGACAGTTCGCACAAGATCGTCGACATCATCAGCGTGATCGACGGCATTGCCTTGCAGACGAACATCCTGGCGCTCAACGCGGCCGTGGAAGCGGCGCGTGCCGGCGAGCAGGGGCGAGGCTTCGCCGTGGTGGCGAGCGAAGTGCGGAATCTGGCCCAGCGTTCGGCGGCGGCTGCCAAGGAAATCAAAGGGCTGATCGGCGATTCGGTCGAAAAAGTGGAAGACGGCGGCCGTCTGGTGAACGAAGCCGGTAAAACCATGGAGGAAATCGTTACTTCGGTGCGGCGCGTCACCGGCATCATGGCAGAGATCGCTTCGGCGTCGGCGGAACAAAGCGTCGGCATCGAACAAGTCAATCAGGCTCTGACCCAGATGGACGAGGTGACGCAACAGAATGCCGCTCTGGTCGAACAAGCCGCGGCGGCAGCCGCCTCTCTGGAAGATCAGGCCGACATGCTGGCCGGCGCCATGGGCAAATTCCGTCTCGATGCCTCCATGGATTTGTCAATCGGCATAAAAGACTCCGATCCGTCCAGGGACGCCGCTTTCAATCCCGGGAGTTCTCCGAACGTCAGTAACAACCGAGCGCGAAAAAAGGGGAAATCCTTGTCGAGCCGGCCTGCTCGACGCAAAGAAGAAGAGTGGGACCGTTTCTAA
- a CDS encoding hybrid sensor histidine kinase/response regulator, with product MTGCSIKTRLFAIILLTSTVSLLVAGVLFIAFQSMKLKQEMRASLALQANVIADNGQAILVFHDAQEADKLLASLKHDRQIIAAFLLDGDRQVLGSYRRHAEDRPADALHLNELELGKYGYQETKDHAVYARPVLPRGNKIGHVVLYADYSRYRAILTHFALTVASVVLVGLLVALLLSWLLQKMISGPLESLAAFVGKVTVDGDYTLRTHDQSYVEIQQLGSAFNSLLTQIGNAISARDQAQEALKRHSLNLLDQVHERTRELEQAKEAAEASSRAKSAFLANMSHEIRTPMNAIICFTRLVLANSESPQQKQQLNRVLESANLLLSLINDLLDISRIDAEKMELDFIQCNLYDMVDEISQMLITRMEEKNLEFIVDASETVPRLVVADSLRLKQILINLLTNAVKFTDTGHIRLGITASETKPGDRADVTFTVQDTGIGMDAETLARVFEVFTQGDVSTTRKYGGTGLGLSISKKLLELMDSRLRVESEPGRGSSFSFSLSLECPAQPKTAPPVPAYLPSVLLVEPRPQSKDHLAGLLRSIGCRVKSSNSARAALTLFEEHEFDAVFISLDLDGLEALHLIETLRGNRRLSRSAVVLITTPLTEQKVRSLPKEHYPLAFLTKPAYDRERLRQLLTDEPARSETDVFALPPAFPAFKYAKALVVDDFDINRILIMDILQNEVEYFVEAANGSEAVELLKKEKIDLVLMDVQMPIMDGYQATEEIRKTLKLTELPIIGMTAFAAANDLDRCYRSGMNEVLTKPIEIDKFKAVLQGLTHSQSPVQPPEKIIMAELDGVRLPGIDVGKGLKTLRNDTGKYRTLLLLFHQTYRGKFEELDYHLQNGQWQEAADWIHAFKGVCANLYVTGLAQHCKKVEAALSTRSIDENLLRTFERQYDEVMNQLAQLSPDSGR from the coding sequence ATGACCGGCTGCTCGATCAAAACCCGGCTGTTCGCCATTATCCTATTGACCAGCACCGTTTCGCTGCTGGTGGCCGGCGTGCTGTTCATCGCGTTTCAGTCGATGAAACTGAAACAGGAAATGCGCGCCAGTCTGGCTTTGCAGGCCAATGTGATCGCCGACAACGGACAAGCCATCCTCGTCTTTCACGACGCCCAGGAAGCCGATAAACTGCTGGCGTCGCTGAAGCACGACCGGCAAATCATCGCCGCTTTCCTGCTGGACGGAGACCGGCAGGTGCTTGGCAGTTACCGCCGACACGCCGAGGATAGGCCGGCCGATGCGCTTCATTTGAATGAACTGGAACTCGGCAAGTACGGTTACCAAGAGACGAAAGATCATGCGGTTTACGCCAGGCCGGTGCTTCCCCGCGGCAATAAAATCGGCCACGTCGTCCTGTACGCCGATTACTCCCGCTACCGGGCCATCCTGACCCACTTTGCCCTGACGGTGGCCAGCGTCGTCCTGGTCGGTTTACTGGTGGCCTTGCTGCTGTCCTGGCTGCTGCAGAAAATGATTTCCGGGCCGCTGGAATCTCTGGCCGCTTTTGTCGGCAAAGTGACCGTGGACGGAGATTACACGCTGAGAACGCACGACCAGAGTTACGTTGAAATCCAGCAACTCGGCTCGGCTTTCAACAGCCTGCTGACGCAAATCGGCAACGCGATTTCGGCGCGCGACCAGGCGCAGGAGGCCTTGAAGCGGCACAGCCTGAATCTGCTGGACCAGGTCCATGAACGCACCCGCGAACTGGAACAGGCAAAAGAAGCGGCCGAAGCGTCTTCCCGAGCCAAATCGGCGTTTCTGGCCAACATGAGCCATGAAATCCGCACGCCGATGAATGCGATCATCTGTTTTACCCGGCTGGTTCTGGCCAACTCCGAGTCGCCGCAGCAAAAGCAGCAGCTCAACCGCGTACTCGAATCGGCCAATTTACTGCTGTCGCTGATCAACGACCTGTTGGACATCTCCCGCATCGACGCGGAGAAAATGGAGCTGGACTTCATCCAGTGCAATCTCTACGACATGGTCGACGAGATCAGCCAGATGCTGATTACCCGGATGGAAGAAAAAAACTTGGAATTCATCGTCGACGCTTCGGAAACCGTGCCTCGCCTTGTCGTCGCCGACTCCCTGCGGCTGAAACAAATTCTGATCAACCTGCTGACCAATGCCGTCAAATTCACCGATACCGGACACATCCGCCTCGGCATTACCGCTTCGGAAACAAAACCGGGAGACCGCGCCGACGTTACCTTTACAGTGCAGGACACCGGCATCGGCATGGATGCCGAAACCCTTGCCCGAGTATTTGAAGTATTCACCCAGGGCGACGTTTCCACGACGCGCAAATACGGCGGCACCGGTCTCGGACTGAGCATCAGCAAAAAACTGCTGGAACTGATGGACAGCCGTCTGAGGGTTGAAAGCGAGCCGGGCCGGGGCAGTTCGTTCTCCTTTTCGCTTTCTCTCGAATGTCCGGCCCAGCCGAAGACGGCTCCTCCGGTTCCGGCGTATCTTCCATCGGTTTTGCTCGTGGAGCCGAGACCTCAGTCGAAAGACCATCTGGCCGGGCTGCTCCGGTCGATAGGGTGCCGGGTTAAAAGCTCCAATTCGGCCCGGGCCGCCTTGACGTTGTTCGAGGAACACGAATTCGATGCCGTTTTCATCAGCCTTGACCTGGACGGACTGGAAGCCCTTCATTTAATCGAGACTCTTCGAGGAAACCGCCGCCTCTCCCGATCGGCCGTCGTGCTGATCACCACGCCGTTGACCGAACAAAAAGTCCGCTCTTTACCCAAAGAGCATTATCCTTTGGCGTTTTTGACCAAACCGGCTTACGACCGCGAGCGGCTCAGGCAGTTGCTGACGGACGAACCTGCAAGGTCCGAAACCGATGTTTTTGCCTTGCCGCCGGCTTTCCCCGCGTTCAAGTATGCAAAGGCACTGGTGGTGGATGACTTCGACATCAACCGGATTCTGATCATGGACATTCTCCAGAATGAAGTGGAATATTTTGTGGAAGCCGCCAACGGCAGCGAAGCCGTCGAATTGCTGAAGAAGGAGAAGATCGATCTGGTCCTGATGGACGTCCAGATGCCGATCATGGACGGCTATCAGGCCACCGAAGAAATCCGGAAAACGCTCAAGCTGACCGAACTGCCGATCATCGGCATGACTGCATTTGCCGCGGCGAACGATCTTGACCGCTGCTACCGGTCGGGCATGAACGAAGTGCTGACCAAGCCCATCGAAATCGATAAATTCAAAGCCGTTCTACAAGGATTGACTCATTCGCAGAGCCCGGTTCAACCGCCGGAAAAAATCATCATGGCCGAGCTGGACGGCGTCCGTCTGCCCGGAATCGACGTCGGCAAAGGCTTGAAGACTCTGCGCAACGATACCGGAAAATACCGCACGCTGCTGCTTTTGTTTCACCAAACCTACCGCGGCAAATTCGAAGAACTCGACTACCATCTGCAAAACGGGCAATGGCAGGAAGCGGCCGACTGGATCCATGCCTTCAAAGGCGTTTGCGCGAATTTGTACGTCACCGGCCTGGCCCAACACTGTAAAAAAGTGGAAGCAGCCCTGTCGACCCGCTCGATCGACGAAAACCTCCTGCGTACGTTTGAACGGCAATACGACGAAGTGATGAATCAATTGGCGCAGCTCTCGCCGGACAGCGGCCGGTAG
- a CDS encoding DUF4340 domain-containing protein produces the protein MNHINTKVLSGLAVAAVVAIGAAVLVSSSREPASESSDEVAYALPELRGHLNDVKTVGLIAADNKPAVTLENGGTGWTVSEKEGYPADTGKLRGLLLNLANARLLEEKTAQAERYSDLGVEDVSNKDAKGILVKLEGLTGPSQLIVGNTSSHGGGTFVRRPGDRQSWLAQGQIRIDRDPIQWVDTVLTDIPSERIAEIALNQGQGKMLRLFRQEPGNGNFRVADLPKGREPAAPDVVGGLASTLSGLKLEDVIAAKTHPQPDGAPKLQGRYRTFDGVTVHVTAWLQDGRHYASFSAALDQAAADKAIRSEQDKAKAGAEARQKAAEKESKPAAKTDTAPAAPPAVQDPAKYRQQRLDELNAEIAHLNRRFQDRHFVIPDFKYANMDKSPDDVLKPLAATQTPLVKIKAKKPAGVGRS, from the coding sequence ATGAATCACATCAATACGAAAGTCTTAAGTGGGCTGGCCGTGGCCGCTGTCGTCGCGATCGGCGCGGCGGTGCTGGTTTCCAGTTCCCGTGAGCCTGCCTCCGAAAGTTCGGACGAGGTCGCCTACGCACTTCCCGAGCTGCGCGGACATCTTAATGATGTCAAAACCGTCGGCCTCATCGCCGCAGACAATAAACCCGCAGTGACGCTGGAGAACGGCGGCACAGGCTGGACAGTAAGCGAAAAGGAAGGCTATCCGGCCGACACCGGCAAATTGCGCGGACTGCTGCTGAATCTGGCCAATGCCCGCCTGCTCGAGGAGAAAACCGCCCAAGCCGAGCGCTATTCCGATCTCGGCGTCGAGGACGTCAGCAACAAGGACGCCAAAGGCATTCTGGTCAAACTCGAAGGACTGACGGGGCCCTCGCAATTGATCGTCGGCAATACCAGCAGTCACGGCGGCGGCACCTTCGTCCGCCGTCCGGGCGACCGGCAAAGCTGGCTGGCGCAGGGCCAGATCCGGATCGACCGCGATCCGATCCAGTGGGTGGACACCGTTCTGACCGACATTCCGTCCGAAAGGATTGCCGAAATCGCGCTGAACCAAGGGCAGGGCAAAATGCTGCGCCTGTTCAGACAGGAGCCCGGCAACGGCAACTTCCGGGTGGCCGATCTGCCGAAAGGCCGCGAACCGGCCGCGCCCGACGTCGTCGGCGGCTTGGCCTCGACGCTGTCCGGCCTGAAACTGGAAGACGTCATTGCCGCCAAAACCCACCCGCAGCCGGACGGCGCGCCAAAGTTGCAGGGCCGTTACCGCACCTTCGACGGCGTCACCGTGCACGTAACGGCCTGGCTACAGGACGGCAGGCATTACGCGAGCTTTTCGGCAGCGCTGGATCAGGCGGCCGCGGACAAGGCGATCCGGTCCGAGCAGGACAAGGCCAAAGCCGGTGCAGAGGCCCGGCAAAAAGCCGCTGAAAAAGAGTCCAAGCCGGCCGCCAAAACCGATACTGCGCCCGCCGCCCCGCCGGCGGTTCAGGATCCGGCGAAATACCGGCAGCAGCGACTGGATGAGCTCAATGCCGAGATCGCGCACCTCAACCGGCGCTTTCAGGACCGGCATTTCGTGATTCCAGACTTCAAATATGCCAATATGGACAAGAGCCCCGACGACGTGCTGAAACCGCTTGCGGCGACCCAAACGCCGTTAGTAAAAATCAAGGCTAAAAAGCCGGCCGGAGTCGGCCGATCTTGA
- a CDS encoding response regulator transcription factor gives MTVAAFDSAEAFFSEKLTERKGCAIVDLCLSGMNGIQIQKILAAQAIPLPVIILTGHADIPTCVEAMKAGVDDFLMKPVSRETLLASVRTALARGDRMRAMAEQSHLAKLRLMQLTEREYEIMKMLVNSASNKEIARCLKISYRTVEKHRKRILDKTGSSNLLELLDLARKNGLTPDQEPN, from the coding sequence CTGACGGTGGCCGCGTTCGACAGTGCGGAAGCGTTTTTTTCAGAGAAACTTACGGAAAGAAAAGGCTGCGCCATCGTCGACCTGTGTCTTTCGGGCATGAACGGCATCCAGATACAAAAAATCCTGGCGGCTCAGGCCATTCCGCTGCCGGTCATCATTCTGACCGGTCATGCCGATATTCCGACCTGTGTCGAAGCGATGAAAGCGGGCGTGGACGATTTTTTGATGAAGCCGGTTAGCCGGGAAACGCTGTTGGCCAGCGTCCGGACCGCGCTGGCGAGAGGCGACCGGATGCGGGCGATGGCCGAACAAAGCCATCTAGCCAAACTTCGGCTCATGCAACTGACGGAGCGGGAGTATGAAATCATGAAGATGCTGGTCAACAGCGCTTCGAACAAGGAAATTGCCCGCTGCCTGAAGATAAGCTACCGCACCGTGGAAAAACACCGAAAGCGCATACTCGACAAGACCGGCTCGAGCAATCTGCTGGAGTTGCTGGACCTGGCGCGAAAAAACGGACTGACTCCCGATCAGGAGCCAAACTAA